In Sphingomonas sp. SUN019, one genomic interval encodes:
- a CDS encoding TonB family protein, which yields MKIALYLAIGCGMLAATPTQAKPQDKSQQNKSIVIVGERMTFPQWSKRMTNVLESRMNYPSYLTRATPREGVVRVSFLCGDNGKPTAVTLRDSSGFREIDNAALRAVKQIPTLHPLAEGLDHGQRYQAVLLFAKDQSSYDRQVAAIRDDADRRNAWFGNRSAQVAMGVSLMPPVG from the coding sequence ATGAAAATCGCGCTATATCTCGCCATTGGTTGTGGAATGCTGGCGGCGACGCCGACACAGGCGAAACCACAGGACAAATCCCAACAGAACAAATCAATCGTCATCGTCGGCGAGCGGATGACCTTTCCACAATGGTCGAAGCGCATGACGAACGTACTCGAAAGTCGGATGAACTATCCGAGCTATCTGACCCGCGCGACACCGCGCGAAGGGGTTGTGCGCGTCAGCTTTTTGTGCGGCGACAACGGAAAACCTACCGCGGTAACGCTGCGGGATTCGTCGGGTTTCCGCGAAATCGACAATGCGGCGCTGCGCGCGGTGAAGCAGATTCCGACGCTGCATCCGCTCGCCGAAGGGCTGGATCACGGGCAACGCTATCAGGCGGTGCTGCTCTTCGCGAAAGATCAGAGCAGCTATGATCGGCAGGTCGCCGCGATCCGCGATGACGCCGACCGACGAAACGCGTGGTTCGGCAACCGGAGCGCACAGGTTGCGATGGGGGTGAGCCTGATGCCACCGGTGGGGTGA
- a CDS encoding LytTR family DNA-binding domain-containing protein yields the protein MLRAVLCDDESLALHRLVDMLGRLPDIAVVALADNGQAALAAIVEHRPDVVFIDIEMPALDGFDVVEQLARDGVTAPLIVFVTAYPQFAAHAFDSGAIDFLTKPVRLGRLEKTLARVGRAIEDRTAQERLHEIAGQLEQLRDERETHAHRSRYLWVLRRGEMVRVDLDALLWVQAEGEYVRLHLAETNHLHREPIGTLLNRLDPTRYVRIHRSYIVDRDRVVAVRRRATGSYLVRIVSGEEFPVGRSYRAEARAMIAGAQQADG from the coding sequence ATGCTTCGCGCGGTGCTGTGCGACGACGAGTCGCTGGCGCTACACCGGCTCGTCGACATGCTCGGACGGTTGCCCGACATCGCGGTCGTGGCGCTCGCCGACAATGGCCAGGCCGCGCTGGCCGCGATTGTGGAGCATCGGCCCGATGTCGTCTTCATCGATATCGAAATGCCCGCGCTGGACGGGTTTGACGTCGTCGAGCAGCTCGCCAGGGATGGCGTCACGGCACCGCTGATCGTGTTTGTGACCGCCTATCCGCAGTTCGCGGCACACGCCTTCGACAGTGGGGCGATCGATTTTCTGACGAAGCCGGTGCGGCTGGGCCGGTTGGAAAAGACGCTCGCACGGGTCGGACGCGCGATCGAGGATCGCACCGCGCAGGAGCGGCTGCATGAGATCGCGGGCCAGCTCGAACAGCTGCGCGACGAGCGCGAAACCCACGCGCACCGCAGCCGGTATCTGTGGGTATTGCGACGCGGGGAGATGGTGCGGGTCGATCTCGATGCGCTGCTGTGGGTGCAGGCGGAAGGCGAATATGTGCGGCTCCATCTGGCGGAGACCAATCATCTCCACCGCGAACCGATCGGGACGCTGCTCAACCGGCTCGACCCAACGCGCTATGTCCGTATCCACCGGTCCTACATCGTCGATCGCGACCGCGTGGTCGCGGTGCGCCGCCGCGCCACGGGTAGCTATCTGGTGCGGATCGTGAGTGGCGAGGAGTTCCCGGTCGGTCGCAGCTATCGTGCCGAAGCGAGGGCGATGATCGCGGGCGCGCAGCAAGCGGACGGCTGA
- a CDS encoding sensor histidine kinase yields MIRTRMSASAGTTWTILLFWIAQYSLLTAQQMLMEPKDDASYLLPRACVTLIGITLSFVIAAVLRRYRNVAPRGQIVVTVIAALLACVLHAAGNFAIFDLFMRDVNRMEADLASYFMAVIQWFWCYAALSGLLLVLSYSFQAGQRDRRIAQLRHEADTAQMRALRYQLNPHFMFNTLNSVAALIGRPDARAAEAMVENLADFLRASLSLDPQDDIALAREIELQSLYLGIESVRFAERLRIEIQVSEDAGRGLVPSLILQPLVENVLKYAVSPSMCPVILVIAARVEAGFLKIAVRNSAGDGVPRSPRGTGVGLANVEARLVARFGDAAVFRPYKGRDGGFTVDLSMPYVVAA; encoded by the coding sequence ATGATCAGAACGCGCATGTCGGCGTCGGCCGGTACGACCTGGACGATCCTGCTGTTCTGGATCGCCCAATATAGCCTGCTGACGGCGCAGCAGATGCTGATGGAACCCAAGGACGACGCTTCCTATCTCTTGCCGCGCGCCTGTGTAACACTGATTGGGATAACGTTATCTTTCGTGATCGCCGCCGTGCTGCGACGGTATCGGAACGTCGCGCCGCGCGGGCAGATCGTCGTCACCGTGATCGCCGCATTGCTCGCGTGCGTGCTCCATGCCGCGGGCAACTTCGCGATCTTCGATCTGTTCATGCGCGACGTGAATCGAATGGAGGCCGATCTTGCGAGCTATTTCATGGCGGTCATACAGTGGTTTTGGTGCTATGCGGCGCTGTCGGGATTGCTGCTGGTCCTGTCGTACAGCTTCCAGGCTGGCCAACGCGATCGTCGCATCGCGCAACTGCGGCACGAGGCGGATACAGCGCAGATGCGCGCGCTCCGGTATCAGCTTAACCCGCACTTCATGTTCAACACGCTGAATTCGGTGGCGGCGCTGATCGGGCGACCCGACGCGCGCGCCGCCGAAGCAATGGTCGAAAACCTCGCCGATTTCCTGCGCGCGTCGCTCTCGCTCGATCCGCAGGACGACATCGCGCTGGCGCGTGAGATCGAACTGCAATCGCTCTACCTCGGTATCGAATCGGTTCGCTTCGCCGAACGATTGCGGATCGAAATCCAGGTGAGCGAGGATGCGGGTCGCGGACTGGTGCCGAGCCTGATCCTTCAGCCACTGGTCGAAAACGTCCTGAAATACGCGGTATCACCCAGCATGTGTCCGGTCATTCTGGTCATTGCGGCGCGGGTGGAGGCGGGGTTCCTGAAGATCGCGGTGCGTAACAGTGCCGGCGACGGCGTCCCGCGCAGTCCGCGCGGCACCGGCGTCGGTCTCGCCAACGTAGAAGCACGCCTGGTCGCCCGCTTCGGTGACGCCGCGGTATTTCGGCCCTACAAGGGTCGCGACGGCGGCTTCACGGTGGATTTGTCGATGCCTTATGTGGTGGCGGCATAG
- a CDS encoding calcium-binding protein: MPFRIGSEFLVNIGNTFGIQDTPDIGGAADGGFVVTWRSEFRSGGLDNLDFEIQARALLPGQVIANEFRVNKLTTDSQFSPSVTARADGGFAIAYSSGEENSLPGTSVNTQYLDANGKATGPELFTEYDYYHRVPEVASFRDGGVVTVWGGESSGEGEVRFSTGVVQSRFSYGWDSGVDTKAVATLSDTDFVVTWFGYRDEADAMEGGTPAFYAQILRRDGTGGVTFEIGDAKGGQPDSSITQLSNGNFVVVWCDGTFGDDPVSDPGADVKARIFDVGGQAVTDAFTVNTGIAADQFNPDVAALSGGRFVIVWQNGAEAPGVPAPASTIRAQVFDADGARFDEEFQVNAPSVINSGDPSVTSLGGDRFAVAWTGDEADLGSDGGIKVQLFAADGAPPAEKIKGTGGNDQLTGGFGDDQISGEKGVDAIFAGFGADLVFGDKGEDALYGGGGDDRVFGGWQSDAIYGELGDDTLYGDVGVISAGSRGANDRLFGGDGDDTLYGDAVTITAGGRGGNDILLGGRGADKLYGDGGSGAGVAAANGDDKLDGGDGNDELWGGGGNDRFVFTGLSGSDVIWDFGQRPDNDDVIDLRATEAADPTNGGLQIFYVDGNAELHFNGGVITVMNVTAFSASDILF, encoded by the coding sequence ATGCCGTTCAGAATTGGCAGCGAGTTCCTTGTCAACATTGGCAACACCTTCGGTATTCAGGACACGCCTGACATCGGAGGCGCCGCCGATGGCGGCTTTGTCGTAACTTGGCGCAGCGAGTTCAGATCGGGTGGTTTGGACAATCTCGATTTCGAGATACAGGCGCGCGCGCTCTTGCCCGGGCAGGTGATCGCCAACGAGTTTCGAGTCAACAAACTCACCACCGACTCCCAGTTCAGTCCATCAGTGACGGCGCGTGCCGATGGCGGATTCGCGATCGCCTATAGCAGCGGCGAGGAAAATAGCCTGCCGGGCACGTCGGTGAACACTCAATATCTTGATGCAAACGGAAAGGCGACGGGGCCTGAGCTCTTTACAGAATATGACTATTATCACCGCGTCCCCGAGGTTGCGTCCTTTAGGGACGGCGGCGTCGTGACCGTTTGGGGCGGCGAATCCAGCGGCGAGGGCGAAGTGCGGTTTTCCACCGGCGTGGTCCAATCGCGCTTTTCCTACGGTTGGGACAGCGGCGTCGACACCAAGGCGGTGGCGACACTATCCGACACGGATTTTGTCGTGACGTGGTTTGGCTACCGGGACGAAGCGGACGCCATGGAAGGCGGTACGCCTGCCTTCTACGCACAAATCCTTCGGCGCGATGGGACAGGCGGCGTGACCTTTGAGATCGGCGATGCCAAGGGCGGCCAACCGGATTCCTCCATCACCCAGCTATCGAATGGCAATTTCGTCGTCGTGTGGTGCGATGGCACGTTTGGGGACGATCCGGTCAGCGACCCCGGCGCGGATGTTAAGGCCCGAATTTTCGACGTCGGAGGCCAGGCGGTAACAGACGCCTTCACCGTCAACACCGGGATCGCCGCCGATCAGTTCAACCCCGATGTAGCCGCGCTTTCTGGCGGACGATTTGTCATTGTTTGGCAAAATGGGGCCGAGGCGCCTGGCGTACCCGCACCTGCGTCGACAATCCGCGCACAGGTGTTCGACGCGGATGGCGCGCGGTTCGACGAAGAGTTTCAGGTCAACGCGCCCTCCGTTATAAACAGCGGAGATCCGAGCGTTACGAGCTTGGGCGGCGATCGCTTTGCGGTCGCCTGGACCGGCGACGAGGCCGATCTGGGCTCTGATGGCGGGATCAAAGTTCAGCTCTTTGCGGCGGACGGCGCGCCGCCAGCGGAGAAGATCAAGGGAACCGGCGGCAATGATCAGTTGACCGGCGGATTCGGCGACGACCAGATCAGCGGCGAAAAGGGCGTCGACGCGATCTTTGCGGGTTTTGGCGCGGACCTGGTGTTCGGCGACAAGGGCGAAGACGCGCTCTACGGCGGCGGGGGTGACGACAGAGTGTTTGGCGGCTGGCAGAGCGATGCGATCTACGGCGAGCTCGGGGACGATACCCTTTACGGCGACGTCGGTGTCATCTCGGCGGGCAGCCGGGGTGCAAACGACCGCCTGTTCGGCGGTGATGGCGACGACACCTTATATGGTGATGCGGTCACAATTACCGCGGGCGGACGGGGCGGGAACGACATATTGCTGGGCGGACGTGGTGCCGACAAACTGTATGGCGATGGCGGTTCGGGAGCTGGCGTGGCAGCAGCGAATGGCGATGATAAGCTCGATGGAGGCGACGGCAATGACGAGCTATGGGGCGGTGGGGGCAACGACCGCTTCGTGTTTACCGGGTTGTCCGGCTCAGACGTCATCTGGGACTTCGGGCAACGTCCCGACAATGATGATGTGATCGATTTACGAGCGACCGAAGCTGCCGACCCTACCAATGGCGGGCTTCAGATCTTTTATGTTGATGGCAATGCCGAGCTGCATTTCAATGGCGGCGTCATCACAGTAATGAACGTCACGGCTTTTAGCGCGTCGGATATTTTATTTTAA
- a CDS encoding SOS response-associated peptidase → MCNLYTVRKSAAEVAAHFGVSAPDQQFNAPEESYPGSPGLVIREQDGVRVLQSMTWGFPLRLKGMKPDSKPKPVNNIADVRKNMWIGLARKAEWRCLIPVTGFAEAEGPKGAKTRTWFSVKGQAIFAWAGLWRQSAEWGDVYSGVMTNCNEAIRPVHNRMPVLLQPDEYDQWLRGEFDDVLAFQERCFPDALIVMERTSELWSKRPATSANVGVNLFG, encoded by the coding sequence ATGTGCAACCTATACACCGTCCGTAAGAGCGCCGCCGAAGTCGCCGCGCATTTCGGCGTGTCGGCGCCGGACCAGCAATTCAACGCACCCGAAGAAAGCTATCCTGGTTCACCTGGCCTCGTGATCCGGGAGCAGGACGGCGTTCGGGTTCTGCAGTCCATGACCTGGGGCTTTCCGCTGCGCCTGAAAGGCATGAAGCCGGACTCGAAACCCAAGCCCGTCAATAATATCGCCGATGTCCGCAAGAATATGTGGATCGGACTCGCCCGCAAGGCCGAATGGCGATGCCTGATTCCTGTGACCGGCTTTGCCGAGGCCGAGGGACCGAAGGGGGCGAAGACACGCACCTGGTTTAGCGTTAAGGGTCAGGCCATTTTTGCTTGGGCCGGGCTATGGAGACAGAGCGCGGAATGGGGCGACGTGTATTCGGGCGTCATGACCAACTGCAACGAAGCGATCCGGCCGGTCCACAACCGGATGCCGGTGCTGTTGCAGCCTGACGAATATGATCAATGGCTGCGCGGGGAATTCGACGATGTGCTGGCTTTTCAGGAGCGGTGTTTTCCCGATGCTCTGATCGTGATGGAGCGGACATCCGAGCTTTGGTCGAAGCGGCCTGCAACCTCAGCGAATGTCGGAGTGAATTTGTTCGGTTAG
- a CDS encoding serine hydrolase produces the protein MKSLLLCVAAFVLAIPSATHADAPTGATAVSSKFRIDKARIDRALADMVSSGRAVGVSALLWEDGREVYFGTAGRADREAQRPMRRDTLVQIYSMTKPVTGVALMKLWEQGRFRLDDPLALYLPEFGQTKVFAGVDAAGKPVLRAPDRSILIRDILRHTAGFGYGAGEDYPGMEWSRFDPLKADHDLAEFGRRLAKVPLLFDPGRRWHYSAAVDVQALLVEKLTGVPFESYVRQQIFAPLGMRESAWTQPENRFPRLAALYEKSSDGKLQRVSEQEQRGLNFTSDRKLTMGGAGIVSSADDYMRFARMLLNNGSLDGVRILKPSTVKLMATDQLDPLVTERSWLPSKGNGGFGIDFFVRTGQPRVASENRGALGEYFWDGRASTLFWVDPVNNLTAVFLVQVFPFDGTLHRDFRRAVYGDSYLGPKGD, from the coding sequence ATGAAATCACTGCTTCTGTGCGTTGCGGCGTTTGTTCTGGCGATTCCGTCCGCTACGCACGCTGACGCTCCGACGGGTGCCACAGCGGTGTCGAGCAAATTTCGGATCGATAAGGCGCGAATCGATCGAGCGCTTGCCGACATGGTGTCCAGCGGGCGTGCCGTGGGCGTCTCCGCCCTGCTTTGGGAGGACGGCCGCGAGGTCTATTTCGGAACCGCGGGTCGAGCCGATCGCGAGGCCCAACGCCCCATGCGACGCGATACGCTGGTCCAGATATATTCCATGACCAAGCCGGTCACCGGTGTCGCTTTAATGAAGCTGTGGGAGCAGGGAAGATTCAGACTCGACGATCCGCTTGCGCTCTATCTGCCCGAATTCGGTCAGACCAAAGTGTTCGCGGGCGTCGATGCGGCGGGCAAACCAGTCTTGCGGGCACCAGATCGTTCCATCCTGATTCGCGACATCCTTCGACACACCGCTGGCTTCGGCTACGGCGCTGGAGAAGATTATCCTGGGATGGAATGGTCGCGGTTCGACCCCTTGAAAGCCGATCATGATCTGGCCGAGTTCGGCCGCCGGCTTGCCAAGGTGCCATTGCTTTTCGATCCAGGTCGACGGTGGCACTACAGTGCCGCAGTAGATGTGCAGGCTCTTCTTGTTGAAAAACTCACGGGAGTTCCGTTCGAGAGCTACGTCCGCCAGCAAATCTTCGCGCCGCTTGGCATGAGGGAAAGCGCATGGACGCAACCCGAAAATCGCTTCCCCAGACTTGCCGCACTGTATGAAAAAAGCTCGGATGGAAAACTTCAGCGAGTATCCGAGCAGGAGCAGCGCGGCCTGAATTTTACTTCGGACCGAAAGCTCACGATGGGCGGCGCCGGGATAGTCTCGTCGGCCGACGACTATATGCGCTTTGCGCGCATGCTGTTGAACAACGGCAGCCTCGACGGCGTGCGCATACTCAAGCCATCGACCGTAAAGCTTATGGCTACCGATCAGCTCGACCCCCTCGTTACGGAACGCTCGTGGTTGCCCAGCAAGGGCAACGGAGGGTTCGGTATCGACTTTTTCGTCCGCACCGGTCAGCCGAGAGTCGCGAGCGAAAACCGAGGTGCTCTCGGCGAGTATTTTTGGGACGGAAGGGCCTCGACGCTATTCTGGGTTGATCCCGTAAACAATCTCACCGCAGTCTTCCTCGTACAGGTCTTCCCCTTTGACGGTACGCTCCATCGAGACTTCCGGCGCGCGGTGTACGGCGACTCCTATCTCGGGCCGAAGGGCGACTGA
- a CDS encoding TonB-dependent siderophore receptor — protein sequence MPRASAIMLGSSVASVALATVCLAQTIPDQALDQIGAVAAAPDYETSDIIVTGTRITRPDYELPNPIQSFGAAQIDQSGKTNITDFLTQTPALIGSSDSNANAGSNAGIGTTGINLLNLRNLGTNRTLVLVNGRRHVAAVPGGADVDVNTIPVDLIDRVDIVTGGASAIYGADAVTGVVNFVLKRNFDGITARAQAGISERGDAGKRFASITVGRNFVGDTGNIALNYEYSKEDRLDSQRRTRNLSRNRTTFQNNPDDPDDDPNVPDNIPLTDVRFFDSARGGGIDSDFDGVPDFNFDGSPWDPGRFAPPFFQQGGSGTPRADYIGDLLPSIERHSVNALGHVSITPAVNFFVEGKYVHTKSFSISQPTFDFSVLIQPDNPYLPASLRDIAIANEGVLVNRDNFDLGTRGEDITRRTIRSVVGFDGKVTDHARFEVSYVHGETKVNNNQLGNRFNDRFYSAVDAVVNPATGAVTCRSNLDPTALPGQPFANPGITNFGSFTPGPNSGCVSLNLFGEGSPSPAAVAFVTTTSTARSRLTQHVLSGSISGDFGELFALPGGPVSFAIGAEYRREASRSTPAPEDTAGFTFNNVLSPSRGHFDVKEIFAELNAPLLKHVPFADELAFGAAIRFSDYSTIGRTTTWKVDARWSPIPDISFRGTYAEAVRAPNIGELFNPANQTFQFINDPCDIANINNGAPSRTANCAALLTAAGADPVTFVDPNSASVAGNQAGNTDLIEETAKTKTVGIVLRPRFLPGLSASIDGYDIKLANAITTVTAQRLSELCVDQATLDNQFCPGLTRAVGGATPGRITNFTLIPQNVADFRTRGIDLNLNYRFTIGDIGTFNLRAVGGYLDRLTFIGSPGATPTNERNQSLTTNGGAAPKWLVNLDATWTNGPLTVNYGLNYFGRTLRFERTTSGGDPDYVDPQYFYIKPRWEHDVQVSVDAGDRFTFYVGANNVFDQQPDFASLFYPVSGVGRFIYAGAKVQISSN from the coding sequence ATGCCAAGGGCTTCGGCGATCATGCTCGGCAGTTCAGTGGCGAGCGTTGCGCTTGCCACCGTCTGCCTTGCCCAGACAATTCCGGATCAGGCCCTGGATCAGATCGGCGCTGTAGCGGCGGCCCCGGATTACGAAACGTCCGACATCATCGTGACGGGCACGCGCATCACGCGTCCGGATTATGAATTGCCCAATCCGATCCAGTCGTTCGGCGCGGCGCAGATCGACCAGTCGGGCAAGACCAACATCACCGATTTTTTGACCCAGACGCCCGCGCTGATCGGGTCGTCCGACAGCAACGCGAATGCTGGCTCGAACGCCGGGATTGGCACGACCGGGATCAACCTGCTGAACCTGCGCAACCTCGGCACGAACCGCACGCTGGTGCTAGTCAACGGTCGCCGCCATGTTGCCGCCGTACCGGGCGGTGCGGACGTCGACGTCAACACCATTCCGGTCGACCTGATCGACCGCGTCGACATCGTGACCGGCGGCGCGTCCGCAATCTATGGCGCGGATGCGGTGACCGGGGTCGTCAATTTCGTTCTGAAGCGCAATTTCGACGGGATCACCGCGCGTGCGCAGGCCGGAATTTCGGAACGCGGCGACGCGGGCAAACGCTTCGCCTCGATCACCGTGGGGCGCAACTTCGTTGGAGACACGGGCAACATCGCGCTCAACTACGAATACAGCAAGGAGGACCGGCTCGACTCGCAAAGGCGCACGCGCAACCTGAGCCGCAATCGTACGACCTTCCAGAATAATCCCGATGATCCTGATGACGATCCCAACGTTCCCGACAACATTCCGCTGACCGACGTCCGCTTCTTCGACAGCGCGCGGGGTGGCGGCATCGACAGCGATTTTGACGGGGTCCCCGATTTCAACTTCGATGGATCACCGTGGGATCCGGGGCGCTTCGCCCCGCCATTCTTTCAGCAGGGCGGGTCGGGAACGCCGCGCGCAGACTATATCGGCGATCTGCTGCCGTCGATCGAGCGTCATTCGGTCAACGCCCTCGGCCATGTCTCGATCACGCCAGCGGTGAACTTCTTCGTGGAGGGCAAATATGTCCACACGAAGAGTTTTTCGATCAGCCAGCCGACATTCGATTTTTCGGTGCTGATCCAGCCCGACAACCCGTATCTGCCCGCTTCGCTGCGCGACATCGCGATCGCGAACGAGGGCGTGCTGGTCAACCGCGACAATTTCGATCTCGGCACTCGCGGTGAGGATATTACCCGCCGGACGATCCGCTCGGTCGTCGGGTTCGACGGCAAGGTCACCGATCACGCGCGGTTCGAGGTCAGCTATGTTCATGGCGAAACGAAGGTAAACAACAACCAGCTGGGTAATCGCTTCAACGACCGCTTCTATTCGGCGGTCGATGCGGTGGTCAATCCGGCGACGGGGGCGGTCACCTGCCGGTCGAACCTTGACCCGACCGCGCTTCCCGGCCAGCCCTTCGCCAATCCGGGGATCACCAATTTCGGATCGTTCACGCCCGGTCCGAACAGCGGCTGTGTGTCGCTCAACCTGTTCGGCGAGGGATCGCCGAGTCCCGCTGCGGTCGCCTTCGTCACGACCACCAGCACCGCGCGATCGCGGCTGACGCAACACGTCTTGTCGGGATCGATCAGCGGCGATTTCGGCGAACTCTTCGCGCTGCCCGGTGGCCCGGTCAGCTTCGCGATCGGCGCGGAATATCGTCGCGAGGCCAGCCGTTCGACCCCCGCGCCGGAGGATACCGCGGGCTTCACCTTCAACAATGTCCTGAGCCCGTCCCGCGGCCATTTCGACGTGAAGGAAATCTTCGCAGAGCTGAACGCGCCGCTGCTGAAGCACGTGCCGTTCGCCGACGAACTCGCCTTCGGGGCGGCGATCCGCTTTTCCGATTACAGCACGATCGGCCGCACGACGACGTGGAAGGTCGACGCCCGGTGGTCGCCGATCCCCGACATCAGCTTTCGCGGCACCTATGCGGAAGCGGTGCGTGCGCCGAACATCGGCGAGCTGTTCAACCCGGCGAACCAGACGTTCCAGTTCATCAACGATCCGTGCGACATCGCCAACATCAACAACGGTGCGCCTAGCCGCACCGCCAATTGCGCGGCGCTGCTGACCGCCGCCGGGGCCGACCCGGTGACGTTTGTCGACCCGAATTCGGCTTCGGTGGCCGGCAATCAGGCTGGCAACACCGATCTGATCGAGGAAACGGCGAAGACCAAGACGGTCGGCATCGTGCTGCGCCCGCGGTTCCTGCCCGGTCTGTCGGCGTCGATCGACGGTTATGACATTAAGCTTGCCAACGCGATTACGACGGTCACCGCGCAACGGCTGTCCGAACTGTGCGTCGATCAGGCGACACTCGACAATCAATTCTGCCCCGGCCTGACCCGTGCGGTCGGCGGCGCGACGCCGGGCCGGATCACGAACTTCACGCTGATCCCGCAGAATGTCGCAGATTTCCGGACCCGCGGTATCGATCTCAACCTCAACTACCGCTTCACCATCGGTGATATCGGCACCTTCAACCTGCGTGCGGTCGGCGGCTATCTCGATCGGCTGACATTCATCGGGTCGCCCGGCGCGACGCCGACCAATGAACGCAACCAGTCGCTCACGACCAACGGCGGAGCGGCCCCGAAATGGCTGGTCAACCTCGACGCGACGTGGACCAATGGACCGCTCACGGTGAACTACGGCCTCAATTATTTCGGCAGGACGCTGCGTTTCGAACGCACCACCAGCGGCGGCGACCCGGATTACGTTGACCCACAATATTTCTACATCAAGCCGCGGTGGGAGCATGACGTGCAGGTCAGCGTCGACGCGGGTGATCGCTTCACCTTCTACGTCGGTGCCAATAATGTATTCGACCAGCAACCGGATTTCGCCAGCCTGTTCTATCCGGTGTCAGGCGTCGGACGATTCATCTACGCCGGCGCCAAGGTGCAGATTTCGTCGAACTAG
- a CDS encoding alpha/beta fold hydrolase has product MRSHLRGVGRSDHEPPRWTFDALLKDFAAVVDQSGVDRFDILGLSHGALVAVAYAARQPDRVRKLVLYGGYAAGFEVRGDPEEIKRRKSLLNMGRIYRDGNREVFGRMLGALYWPGARDTMIDWFSQRLSTIMGLNESLQEVFRSLDLREELGWITAETLVAHSLGDRIIPHSCAEEMATPIPRAELMSLESGDHMLLAYEPE; this is encoded by the coding sequence ATTCGTAGCCATCTGCGTGGCGTCGGTCGATCGGACCACGAACCACCACGGTGGACGTTCGACGCGCTTCTCAAAGATTTTGCCGCAGTGGTCGATCAGTCGGGCGTCGACCGGTTCGATATCCTGGGCCTGTCGCACGGCGCGCTGGTCGCAGTTGCCTATGCCGCCCGGCAGCCCGACCGCGTCCGAAAACTCGTGCTGTACGGCGGTTATGCCGCAGGGTTCGAAGTGCGCGGCGATCCCGAAGAAATCAAGCGCCGCAAGTCGCTGCTCAACATGGGTCGTATCTACCGCGACGGTAACCGTGAGGTGTTCGGCCGCATGCTTGGCGCACTGTACTGGCCCGGCGCGCGCGACACGATGATTGATTGGTTCAGCCAGCGTTTGAGCACGATCATGGGCCTGAACGAGTCGCTTCAGGAGGTCTTTCGCTCGCTCGATCTGCGTGAGGAATTGGGCTGGATCACCGCCGAAACTCTTGTCGCGCACAGTCTCGGTGACCGGATCATACCGCACTCATGCGCCGAAGAGATGGCGACACCGATCCCGCGCGCAGAACTAATGTCGCTGGAAAGTGGAGATCATATGCTTTTGGCATATGAGCCTGAATAG
- a CDS encoding BLUF domain-containing protein has protein sequence MLDEIGFPRGADLNDPAPVLATFFYCSRAADGADDQEVGRIVELAQRSNLTHAITGVLVFGSGVFFQWIEGAPAQIENLIASLHRDPRHYDVVALDRSEGKRERLYPNWEMERVEADDIRAVLQDALGSAEDEHNAAALRRILKHLASGPLQSLGRSQSDQ, from the coding sequence ATGCTCGACGAAATCGGTTTTCCACGTGGCGCTGATTTAAATGATCCCGCTCCCGTGCTTGCCACCTTCTTCTACTGCAGTCGTGCCGCCGACGGCGCTGACGACCAAGAGGTTGGCCGTATTGTCGAGCTAGCTCAACGCAGCAATCTCACCCATGCCATCACCGGCGTTCTGGTCTTTGGCAGCGGCGTTTTCTTTCAATGGATCGAAGGAGCACCCGCCCAAATAGAGAATCTGATCGCGAGTTTGCACCGCGACCCGCGCCATTACGATGTCGTCGCGTTGGATCGCAGCGAGGGCAAGCGGGAGCGGCTGTATCCCAATTGGGAGATGGAGCGGGTAGAAGCCGACGACATCCGCGCGGTACTGCAGGACGCGCTCGGGAGCGCTGAAGACGAACACAACGCCGCTGCACTGAGGCGTATTCTCAAGCACCTCGCTTCGGGGCCGCTACAGTCGTTGGGGCGCAGCCAATCAGATCAGTAA